TTTCTAAGCGCCTCATACAGCTTTCTGTCATGAGCGTGTACTTTTTTTGCATATTCATTGACACTTGCTTTATTGAAGTCACCTTCAAGCACAGCTCCGCTTTCTGGATCAACTAAAGAAGCAAATCCCATTTCAGGTGGTTTCTCCTCTAAATGATCGCGTACAATAATCGCTACAACCTCATGTTTTTTAGCGAGTACTCGAAAATCGGGAATCTCAAAAAAATCTCCAATTACAATAATCAAAGACTTTCTTTTTATCCGTTTAAATAGAGTCTCTGCAAGATTATTATAATCCGCCTTTTGATTTAAAGGATCAAACTCCAAGATCTCTTCAACTGTACGTTGTACCTGAAACACTTTTTTACTCGGTTTGAGATGTGAGATCAGTCTGTCGCTAAAGTTATAGTTAGTTAAAAGATCCCCATTCTTAATAACGGAAAAGCTCAAAAGTGCTACGAGTTCTGCAATAACATCCTGTTTAAAACGCTTTGAACCGAAGTGAATACTTCCATTGAGCATTGTTGCCACAACAACATTAAGCTCACGTTCCTCACGAAAGATCTTGATATAGGGACGCTGCATTTTGGCTGTAATGTTCCAGTCTATATGACGAATATCATCTCCGGCCATATACTCTCGCAGCTCTATAAAATCATACCCCTCCCCTTGAAAAATAGAGGGATTGTTTCCGACCATCTCAGAGAAAACTTGACGTCGAGCTTTTACTAAGATCTTTTGTAGTTTAGACAACGTATGACCCCTTATGGAATAGGAACTATCTCAAGAACTTTTTGGATAATTTCATCCGTTGTTACACCGTCAGCTTCCGCTTCATATGTTAAAACGATACGGTGTCTCATCAACTCTTTTACTATGTAGGCTACATCTACAGGTGTTACATAATCTTTCCCACGCATAAATGCCATCGCTTTTACAGCTTTAAACATATCGATACTCACACGAGGAGAGGCACCAAACTGGATAAAGTCTTTGATCTCTTCAAGTCCGTACTCTTCAGGATTTCTTGTAGCAGAGATAAGCTCAATCATATACTTCTCAACCTCTTCGTCTACATGAATATTCTTAATAGCTTGTTTGATCTCGCC
Above is a window of Sulfurimonas marina DNA encoding:
- a CDS encoding DUF58 domain-containing protein → MSKLQKILVKARRQVFSEMVGNNPSIFQGEGYDFIELREYMAGDDIRHIDWNITAKMQRPYIKIFREERELNVVVATMLNGSIHFGSKRFKQDVIAELVALLSFSVIKNGDLLTNYNFSDRLISHLKPSKKVFQVQRTVEEILEFDPLNQKADYNNLAETLFKRIKRKSLIIVIGDFFEIPDFRVLAKKHEVVAIIVRDHLEEKPPEMGFASLVDPESGAVLEGDFNKASVNEYAKKVHAHDRKLYEALRKQQIRFTKIYTDDSVGVALRRVFEGR